A genomic segment from Perca flavescens isolate YP-PL-M2 chromosome 13, PFLA_1.0, whole genome shotgun sequence encodes:
- the stag2a gene encoding cohesin subunit SA-2a isoform X3, with the protein MIAAQDLHTEFQFPQEAESQLSSDTDFDDPDGKHAKTGKGMAAKKGKKAFGDKAKGGGAGRTPGLGRVNGHHQENGMENMTLFEVVKTGKSATQSVVDDWIEAYKHDRDIALLDLINFFIQCSGCKGAVSPEMFRHMQNSEIIRKMTEEFDEDSGDYPLTMSGPQWKKFRISFCDFIAVLVRQCQYSIIYDEYMMDTVISLLTGLSDSQVRAFRHTSTLAAMKLMTALVNVALNLSINMDNTQRQYEAERNKVVAKRANDRLELLLQKRKELQENQDEIENMMNAIFKGVFVHRYRDAIAEIRAVCIEEIGVWMKLYSDAFLNDSYLKYVGWTMHDKQGEVRLKCLTALQGLFYSRELGARLELFTSRFKDRIVSMTLDKEYDVAVQAIKLLTLVLQSSDEVLTAEDCESIYHLVYSAHRPIAVSAGEFLFKKLFSHRDPEEEGLPRRGRQSLNGSLIKTTVFFFLESELHEHGAYLVDSLWDCASELLKDWETMISLLLDEPMSGEEALTDRQETALVEIMLCAIRQACECHPPVGRGTGKRVLSAKEKKTQLDDRTRITEMFAVALPLLLAKYCVDIDKVTNLLQIPKYFDLDIYTTGRLEKHLDALLRQIWEVQDKHTDTEVLEACSTTYHALCNEEFTIFNRVDIARSQLLDELVDKFNRLLEDFLEEGEEPDEDDAYQVLSTLKKISAFHNAHDLSKWDLFTSNYRLLNTGLQNGDMPEQIVIHAMQCTHYIILWHLAKVSDGSSLKADMVTLRKQMRAFCLMCQRYLNSINNAVKEQAFTILCDLLMIFSHQIMSSGREQLEPLVYTPDSSLQADLLNFILDQVFIDQDDDNNSTDGQQDEEASKIEALHKRRNLLAAYCKLIIYNVVEMNTAADIFKQYMRYYNDYGDIIKDTLSKTRQIDKVQCAKTLVLSLQALFNEMLSELGFIVDRSTSAFCGIKELARRFSLTFGLDQLKTREAIAMLHKDGIEFAFKEPSPQGQGSPPLNLAFLDILSEFSSKLIRQDRRSVHMYLERFMTVQMALQREDCWLPLISYRNSLQAGGDDDTMSVISGISSRGSTRSKKSKPATSTKRKLPEAEENSCSSSDAVWMNREQNVQTPVMMHSPHLTSTVLRDPKKMRPEDSYTTAFTMPTEQHSHQPVPPQQQPHHHHQAAIDYNTQVTWMLTQRQQAEARQQQERVSMHYAKMRNHMQQAIRRGSGLMEDDEEPIVEDVMMSSEDRLEDINEGMDFDTIDIDLPASKNRRERTELKPDYFDPSSIMDDSVLNVSMF; encoded by the exons aTGATAGCAGCGCAGGATTTGCACACAGAGTTTCAATTTCCTCA AGAGGCAGAATCTCAGTTGTCTTCAGATACTGACTTTGATGATCCTGATGGCAAACATGCAAAGACAGGAAAGGGCATG GCAGCCAAGAAGGGGAAGAAGGCGTTTGGAGACAAGGCCAAAGGTGGGGGAGCAGGGAGGACCCCCGGTCTTGGCAGGGTGAATGGCCATCATCAGGAGAACGGGATGGAGAATATGACCCTGTTCGAGGTGGTTAAAACGGGGAAGAGTGCCACACAG tcTGTTGTTGATGACTGGATCGAGGCATACAAACATGACAGGGACATTGCTCTCTTGGACTTAATCAACTTCTTCATTCAGTGCTCGGGCTGTAAAG GTGCTGTGAGTCCAGAGATGTTCAGACATATGCAGAACTCTGAAATTATCCGAAAAATGACGGAGGAGTTTGACGAG GACAGCGGGGACTATCCGTTAACTATGTCAGGACCACAGTGGAAGAAATTCAGGATAAGCTTCTGTGACTTCATTGCGGTTCTGGTGCGTCAGTGTCAGTACAGCATCATCTACGATGAGTATATGATGGACACAGTCATCTCACTGCTCACCGGCCTGTCTGACTCACAGGTCAGGGCGTTTAGACATACAAGCACACTAGCAG CCATGAAGTTGATGACAGCCCTGGTGAATGTTGCTCTCAACCTTAGCATCAATATGGACAACACTCAGAGACAGTATGAGGCGGAGAGGAACAAGGTTGTTGCAAAAAGGGCCAATGATAGGTTGGAGCTCCTGTTACAGAAGCGTAAAGAG CTTCAAGAAAATCAAGATGAAATTGAAAACATGATGAATGCAATTTTCAAAGGAGTGTTTGTTCACAGATATCG TGATGCCATTGCTGAGATCCGAGCTGTTTGTATTGAGGAGATTGGAGTGTGGATGAAGCTGTACAGTGACGCCTTCCTCAATGACAGCTACCTGAAGTATGTTGGCTGGACAATGCATGACAAG CAAGGTGAGGTGCGGCTAAAGTGCCTGACTGCCCTACAAGGTCTGTTCTACAGCAGAGAGCTCGGCGCACGACTGGAGCTCTTCACAAGTCGCTTCAAG GACCGAATTGTATCGATGACTCTGGACAAGGAATATGATGTTGCAGTGCAAGCCATTAAACTTCTGACGCTTGTCTTGCA GAGTAGTGATGAGGTTCTGACAGCAGAGGACTGTGAAAGCATATACCATCTGGTTTACTCAGCACATCGACCCATCGCTGTTTCAGCAGGAGAATTTCTCTTTAAGAa GCTCTTCAGCCATCGAGATCCTGAGGAGGAGGGATTACCCAGGAGGGGCAGGCAGAGCCTCAATGGCAGCCTTATCAAGACtactgtcttcttcttcttggagAGTGAG cTCCATGAACATGGGGCCTACTTGGTGGATAGCTTGTGGGATTGTGCGTCAGAGCTGCTGAAAGACTGGGAGACTATGATCAGCCTGCTGCTGGATGAGCCCATGTCAGGAGAGGAGG CCCTGACTGATCGCCAGGAGACGGCTCTGGTTGAGATCATGCTCTGTGCCATTCGGCAGGCTTGTGAATGTCACCCTCCAGTAGGCAGAGGCACAGGGAAGAGG GTCCTGTCTgccaaggaaaagaaaacacagctGGATGATCGGACACGGATCACAGAGATGTTTGCAGTTGCATTACCTCTGTTATTGGCAAAG TACTGCGTCGATATTGATAAGGTGACGAATTTGCTACAAATACCAAAgtactttgatcttgacatctACACAACTGGCCGGTTAGAAAAG CATTTGGATGCCTTGTTGCGGCAAATCTGGGAGGTCCAGGATAAGCACACAGACACTGAGGTCCTGGAGGCTTGCTCTACCACCTACCATGCTCTCTGCAACGAAGAGTTCACCATCTTCAACCGCGTGGACATCGCTCGCTCCCAGCTTCTCGATGAGCTTGTAGACAAGTTCAATAGACTCCTGGAGGACTTCCTGGAAGAG GGTGAAGAACCAGATGAGGATGATGCCTACCAAGTTCTATCTACACTAAAGAAAATCAGCGCTTTCCACAA TGCACATGACCTCTCTAAGTGGGATCTCTTCACCAGCAACTACAGGCTACTCAACACAGGCCTGCAGAATGGGGATATGCCTGAACAG ATTGTGATTCATGCAATGCAGTGCACCCATTACATCATCCTGTGGCATCTTGCGAAGGTTTCAGACGGCAGTTCATTAAAG GCTGATATGGTGACCTTGAGAAAGCAAATGAGAGCTTTCTGCTTGATGTGTCAGCGTTACCTAAACAGCATCAACAACGCAGTTAAAGAACAG GCCTTCACCATACTATGTGATCTGCTAATGATCTTCAGTCACCAAATTATGTCTTCAGGCCGGGAACAACTGGAGCCTCTGGTCTATACGCCAGACTCCTCTTTGCAGGCAGATCTGCTCAACTTCATTCTGGATCAAGTGTTCATTGATCAGGATGATGACAACAACAGCACAG ACGGACAGCAAGACGAAGAAGCCAGTAAAATTGAGGCTCTGCATAAGCGAAGAAATCTTCTAGCTGCCTATTGCAAATTAATCATTTACAATGTGGTGGAAATGAACACCGCAGCAGATATATTTAAACAGTATATGAGG TATTACAATGACTATGGAGATATCATCAAGGACACATTGAGTAAAACAAGGCAAATCGACAAAGTACAATGTGCAAAGACACTCGTATTGAGCCTGCAAGCG TTATTCAATGAGATGTTGTCTGAACTTGGCTTCATTGTCGACCGCTCAACATCAGCCTTCTGTGGCATAAAAGAGCTCGCCCGACGCTTCTCGTTGACTTTTGGCTTGGATCAGTTGAAGACCAGGGAGGCTATTGCCATGTTACATAA GGATGGAATTGAGTTTGCTTTTAAGGAACCCAGTCCCCAAGGACAGGGGAGTCCACCTCTCAATCTAGCTTTTTTGGATATCCTGAGCGAGTTCTCCAGCAAACTAATTCGGCAGGACAGAAGATCAGT TCACATGTACCTGGAGCGATTCATGACTGTTCAGATGGCCCTGCAGCGAGAGGACTGCTGGTTGCCCCTCATCTCATACAGGAACTCCTTGCAGGCTGGAGGGGACGATGACACCATGTCTGTCATCAGTGGGATCAGCAGTCGAGGGTCCACCAGGAGTAAGAAGTCAAAGCCTGCCACTTCTACCAAAAGGAAATTGCCTGAAG CAGAAGAaaacagctgcagcagcagtgatGCAGTTTGGATGAACCGTGAGCAGAATGTGCAGACGCCGGTGATGATGCATTCTCCCCACCTCACCTCTACTGTACTGAGGGATCCAAAGAAGATGAGGCCAGAGGACAGCTACACGACTGCATTCACCATGCCAACAGAGcagcattcccatcagcctgtGCCTCCCCAGCAGCAGCCACACCATCACCACCAGGCTGCCATTGACTACAA TACCCAGGTTACTTGGATGCTGACACAGAGGCAACAAGCCGAGGCCCGTCAGCAGCAGGAGCGAGTTAGCATGCACTATGCCAAGATGAGGAATCACATGCAGCAAGCGAT TCGTCGAGGCTCAGGCCTGATGGAGGATGATGAGGAGCCAATAGTGGAGgatgtgatgatgtcatcagaggACCGCTTGGAGGATATCAATGAGGGCATGGATTTTGACACAATCGACATCGATTTG CCCGCTTCAAAGAATCGCCGAGAAAGAACTGAACTAAAGCCAGACTACTTTGATCCGTCTTCCATCATGGATGATTCT GTTCTCAATGTTTCAATGTTCTAA